The Oncorhynchus keta strain PuntledgeMale-10-30-2019 unplaced genomic scaffold, Oket_V2 Un_scaffold_17573_pilon_pilon, whole genome shotgun sequence genome includes a window with the following:
- the slc35e3 gene encoding solute carrier family 35 member E3: MANRLSDLFSNSRLVVGLLANLLSSICIVFINKWIYVHYGFPNMTLTLIHFVVTWLGLWVCQKMDIFAPKSLQPTKIIWLALSFCGFVAFTNLSLQNNTIGTYQLAKAMTTPVIIVIQTMYYKKTFSTKIKLTLVPITLGVILNSYYDVRFNLLGMVFATLGVFVTSLYQVWVGVKQHELQVNSMQLLYYQAPMSSAFLLSLPLPLSVEGASSGPWSFPALAMVMLSGLIAFLVNLSIYWIIGNTSAVTYNMFGHFKFCITLLGGYVLFQDPLSLNQGLGILCTLTGILSYTHFKLAEQEEGKSKLVQRP; this comes from the exons ATGGCTAACCGACTGTCAGACCTTTTCTCGAACAGCCGTCTCGTCGTTGGATTATTGGCCAATTTGCTATCATCCATATGCATCGTTTTCATCAACAAATGGATCTATGTTCACTATGGCTTTCCAAACATGACTCTAACTCTGATTCATTTCGTTGTGACATGGCTTGGACTATGGGTATGCCAGAAGATGGACATATTTGCGCCAAAGAGTCTCCAACCCACCAAAATTATCTGGCTCGCTCTAAGTTTCTGTGGCTTCGTGGCTTTCACCAATCTGTCTTTACAAAACAACACCATCGGTACTTACCAGCTGGCCAAAGCGATGACAACTCCTGTGATCATTGTCATACAGACAATGTACTACAAGAAGACATTCTCCACCAAGATCAAGTTGACTTTG GTACCCATAACGTTAGGTGTGATCCTCAACTCCTACTATGATGTGAGATTCAACCTCCTGGGGATGGTCTTTGCCACACTAGGAGTGTTCGTcacctccctctatcaggtg tGGGTAGGTGTGAAACAGCATGAGCTCCAGGTTAACTCCATGCAGCTACTCTACTACCAGGCCCCCATGTCCtctgccttcctcctctccctccctctccctctctctgtggaggggGCATCTTCTGGTCCTT GGTCCTTCCCAGCACTG GCCATGGTGATGCTATCTGGCCTCATAGCCTTCCTAGTCAACCTGTCAATCTACTGGATCATAGGGAACACCTCTGCTGTCAC CTACAACATGTTTGGCCACTTCAAGTTCTGCATCACCCTGTTGGGGGGCTATGTTCTCTTCCAGGACCCCCTGTCTCTAAACCAGGGCCTGGGTATCCTCTGTACCCTCACTGGCATCCTCTCCTACACCCACTTCAAGCTGGCAGAGCAGGAGGAGGGCAAAAGCAAGCTGGTCCAAAGGCCATGA